One Meiothermus sp. CFH 77666 genomic region harbors:
- a CDS encoding aromatic ring-hydroxylating dioxygenase subunit alpha: MKKLEVHPDIAQAATLPSSFYKDPAIYEETKEKVFARSWQWVGDTDDLKAPGTVKPFILLEGCLDEPLVLTRDFDDQLHLLSNVCTHRGMLVAETGDNARYLRCRYHGRRFGLDGCFQAMPEFEGVQGFPSPQDDLPRVAFETWGQEKFLLASLNPAVSLQEVLRPIQERVGWMPFRQFYFEPARARDYLVRANWALYCDNYLEGFHIPFIHASLNTAIDYGSYTTEVYDWCNLQLGIAAPGEPGFDLPKDSPDYGKRIAAYYYWVFPNLMLNFYPWGLSVNVVRPLGPELTKVSFLPYIWDAGKLEAGAGAALDRVEREDEVVVEAVQKGVKSRFYDRGRFSVAREQGVHHFHRLLAEALG; the protein is encoded by the coding sequence ATGAAGAAACTGGAAGTTCACCCCGATATTGCCCAGGCCGCCACCCTGCCCTCGAGCTTCTACAAAGACCCCGCCATTTACGAGGAAACCAAAGAGAAGGTCTTTGCCCGGAGCTGGCAGTGGGTGGGCGACACCGACGACCTGAAGGCCCCCGGCACGGTCAAGCCCTTCATCCTGCTGGAGGGCTGCCTGGACGAGCCCCTGGTACTGACCCGTGATTTTGACGACCAACTGCACCTGCTCTCCAATGTGTGCACCCACCGGGGGATGCTGGTGGCCGAGACCGGCGACAACGCCCGCTACCTGCGCTGCCGCTACCACGGGCGGCGCTTTGGCCTGGATGGCTGCTTTCAGGCCATGCCGGAGTTCGAGGGCGTGCAGGGCTTTCCCAGCCCCCAGGACGACCTGCCCAGGGTGGCCTTCGAGACCTGGGGCCAGGAGAAGTTTTTACTTGCCAGCTTGAACCCTGCGGTTTCGCTGCAAGAGGTGCTGCGGCCCATCCAGGAGCGCGTCGGCTGGATGCCCTTCCGGCAGTTTTACTTCGAGCCGGCTCGCGCGCGGGACTACCTGGTGCGGGCCAACTGGGCGCTTTACTGCGACAACTACCTCGAGGGCTTCCACATCCCCTTCATCCACGCCTCGCTCAACACGGCCATTGACTACGGCAGTTACACCACCGAGGTCTACGACTGGTGCAACCTGCAACTGGGGATTGCGGCCCCCGGCGAGCCTGGCTTTGATCTGCCCAAAGACTCCCCCGACTACGGCAAGCGCATTGCCGCCTACTACTACTGGGTCTTCCCCAACCTGATGCTCAACTTTTACCCCTGGGGCCTTTCGGTCAATGTGGTGCGCCCGTTGGGGCCCGAGCTGACCAAGGTCTCGTTTTTGCCCTATATCTGGGACGCCGGCAAGCTCGAGGCGGGGGCTGGGGCTGCGCTCGACCGGGTGGAGCGGGAAGACGAAGTGGTGGTGGAGGCTGTGCAGAAGGGAGTCAAGTCGCGCTTCTACGACCGGGGCCGCTTCAGCGTGGCGCGGGAGCAGGGGGTGCATCATTTTCACCGGCTGCTGGCGGAGGCGCTGGGGTAG
- a CDS encoding DUF3108 domain-containing protein, with translation MDWAIPQSLRYSLRYAGHSAGEQRLTVEPRRDGLRLTLEANVELPPPKTRQRWESEVDREGLPRRYRERVEGNGARVMEVDFSREDGLVTVSQGRDDFAIPYLADMYDPLSLILAVGRLNLEVGGVEKFALVGGRAYVERLPDQALEVDTGGEKTLRNMRVYRLRPGLSLLYFDEDGYPVRLTQKVGEHVFEAELVQVERLEAGQRLQPLERRSEPGSRANAQRNAGRPRVAAPEPGKPRVVAGEPPKEREGESSNRRRRRRRRYN, from the coding sequence ATGGATTGGGCGATTCCGCAGTCACTACGGTATAGCCTTCGGTACGCCGGACACTCGGCAGGGGAGCAGCGCCTGACCGTGGAGCCGCGCCGGGATGGGCTGCGCCTGACCCTGGAAGCCAATGTGGAGCTTCCGCCGCCCAAAACCCGTCAGCGCTGGGAGAGCGAGGTAGACCGCGAGGGCCTGCCCCGCCGCTACCGCGAGCGGGTGGAGGGCAACGGGGCCCGGGTAATGGAGGTAGATTTTTCCCGCGAAGACGGCCTGGTAACGGTGAGCCAGGGCAGGGACGACTTTGCCATTCCCTATCTGGCCGATATGTACGACCCGCTCTCGCTCATTCTGGCGGTGGGGAGGCTCAACCTCGAGGTGGGGGGGGTCGAAAAATTCGCCCTGGTGGGCGGCAGGGCCTATGTCGAACGCCTGCCCGACCAGGCCCTCGAGGTGGACACCGGAGGCGAGAAAACCCTTCGCAATATGCGCGTTTACCGCCTGCGCCCCGGCCTGAGCCTGCTTTACTTCGACGAGGACGGCTATCCGGTGCGCCTTACCCAGAAGGTAGGGGAGCATGTGTTCGAGGCCGAGCTGGTGCAGGTGGAGCGCCTCGAGGCCGGGCAACGTTTGCAGCCTCTAGAGCGACGTTCGGAGCCGGGTTCACGCGCCAACGCCCAGCGCAACGCAGGCCGCCCCCGCGTGGCGGCCCCGGAGCCTGGCAAGCCCAGGGTGGTTGCTGGTGAGCCCCCCAAAGAGCGCGAAGGGGAGAGCTCCAACCGCCGTCGTCGCCGCCGCAGACGGTATAACTAG
- a CDS encoding cbb3-type cytochrome c oxidase subunit I, which translates to MSFWALVWDLLTTSDHKKVGMIYLVTSFVAFGLSGLMAVAIRWQLAGPEQQFLVGDAYNQVLTLHGATMLFFFIIPAGLAGFGNFILPLMLGERDVALPRVNAFAAWLFVFSAVLIYASLFFGGAPDVGWTFYYPFSRTTGLGTDFFMMGVLLVGLSSLLGSANFAATVYNLRAKGMGLWKMPIFVWGIFATSMLSLFALAGITAASLTVLLSRKLGLSLFDPTIGGDPVLYQQFFWFYSHPAVYIMLLPYLGIAAEVASTFSRKPVFGYRFMVFALVGIAVVGFLVWAHHMFTVGESLLFQLVFVFFTVLVAVPTGVKIFNLLGTLWGGQLDFKTPMLFVMGFMFNFLLGGITGVMLAVVPFDYQVQDSYFVVAHFHNVLMAGSGFLAFAGLYYWWPKITGRMYPEFWGKMHFWLFLVGYLLTFMPQYVLGFLGMPRRYYTYPDGLYLWNELNFASTVGAVILALGGIAWMIAVIQSFRQNVKAPDNPWGGYTLEWATSSPPPSYNFAVQFPTVFKSERPLYDWEKEGLKPTPVDPATIHLPAPTIWPFMTAVGLLISGIGVSLAPDLGNAPVGGVPGWGGWLAVGLVVFFYSLFRWALRKEYDHPVVHHTVTGKSNAWVGMAWFIVSEIALFGILIAGYLYLRLTGAALPPEEHRPALWLALLNTFFLVASSFTVHYAHHDLRTNKFSPFKLGMLISILLGVVFFLFQIWEFAIASSHYVEALNAAGQSEAAQKAALWFTAFFLIVGLHGAHVVIGGTGLTLAYAQGLAGKINNHEQGTLEGSSMYWHLVDAVWLFIVTIFYIW; encoded by the coding sequence AGTGACCACAAAAAAGTCGGGATGATCTACCTGGTCACGTCCTTCGTGGCCTTCGGGCTTTCCGGTCTGATGGCGGTGGCCATTCGCTGGCAGCTGGCGGGCCCCGAGCAGCAGTTCCTGGTGGGCGATGCCTACAACCAGGTACTCACCCTGCACGGGGCTACCATGCTCTTCTTCTTTATCATCCCCGCGGGCTTGGCGGGTTTTGGCAACTTCATCCTGCCCCTCATGCTGGGGGAGCGGGACGTAGCCCTGCCGCGTGTTAACGCCTTCGCGGCATGGCTCTTCGTTTTCTCGGCGGTGCTGATTTATGCCTCGCTCTTCTTTGGCGGGGCGCCGGACGTGGGCTGGACTTTCTACTACCCCTTCTCGCGCACTACGGGCCTGGGCACCGACTTCTTCATGATGGGCGTGCTCTTAGTGGGGCTCTCGAGCCTCCTGGGCTCGGCCAACTTCGCTGCTACGGTCTACAACCTGCGGGCCAAGGGCATGGGCCTGTGGAAGATGCCCATCTTCGTCTGGGGCATCTTTGCGACCTCCATGCTCTCGCTTTTTGCCCTGGCCGGTATTACCGCAGCCAGCCTGACGGTCTTGCTCTCGCGCAAGCTGGGCCTCAGCTTGTTTGATCCCACCATTGGTGGCGACCCGGTGCTATACCAGCAGTTCTTCTGGTTCTATTCGCACCCGGCGGTGTACATCATGCTGCTCCCCTACCTGGGTATTGCCGCCGAAGTGGCCTCGACCTTCTCGCGCAAGCCGGTGTTTGGTTATCGTTTCATGGTGTTTGCCCTGGTGGGCATTGCGGTGGTGGGCTTTTTGGTCTGGGCGCACCACATGTTCACGGTGGGTGAGAGCCTCCTGTTCCAGCTGGTGTTTGTCTTCTTTACGGTGCTGGTAGCGGTGCCGACCGGGGTGAAGATCTTCAACCTGCTGGGCACTTTGTGGGGCGGCCAACTGGACTTCAAAACGCCCATGCTCTTCGTGATGGGCTTCATGTTTAACTTCCTGCTGGGCGGCATTACCGGGGTGATGCTGGCGGTGGTGCCCTTCGACTACCAGGTGCAGGACAGTTACTTTGTAGTGGCCCACTTTCACAACGTGCTGATGGCGGGCTCGGGCTTCCTGGCCTTTGCCGGGCTTTACTACTGGTGGCCCAAGATTACCGGGCGCATGTACCCCGAGTTCTGGGGCAAGATGCACTTCTGGCTCTTCCTGGTGGGCTACCTGCTAACCTTCATGCCCCAGTACGTGCTGGGCTTCCTGGGGATGCCCCGCCGCTACTACACCTACCCGGATGGGCTCTACCTGTGGAATGAGCTGAACTTCGCTTCCACCGTGGGGGCGGTGATTCTGGCCCTGGGGGGTATTGCCTGGATGATTGCGGTGATCCAGAGCTTCCGCCAGAACGTCAAGGCCCCCGACAACCCCTGGGGCGGGTATACCCTCGAGTGGGCCACCTCCTCGCCCCCGCCTTCCTACAACTTTGCGGTGCAGTTCCCCACGGTGTTCAAGTCTGAGCGGCCCCTCTACGACTGGGAAAAAGAAGGCCTGAAGCCCACCCCGGTAGACCCCGCTACCATTCACCTGCCGGCCCCTACCATCTGGCCGTTCATGACTGCAGTGGGGCTCTTGATCTCCGGTATTGGGGTCTCGCTGGCCCCCGACCTGGGCAACGCTCCGGTGGGTGGGGTGCCTGGCTGGGGTGGCTGGCTGGCGGTGGGGTTGGTGGTGTTTTTCTATAGCCTCTTTAGGTGGGCTTTGCGCAAGGAGTACGATCACCCAGTAGTCCACCACACTGTTACGGGCAAGTCGAATGCCTGGGTGGGGATGGCTTGGTTCATCGTCTCGGAAATTGCCTTATTCGGCATTCTGATAGCGGGTTACCTCTACCTACGTCTGACCGGGGCTGCGCTGCCGCCCGAGGAGCACCGTCCGGCCCTGTGGCTGGCCCTTCTGAACACCTTCTTCCTAGTGGCCAGCTCGTTCACGGTGCACTACGCGCACCATGATCTACGTACTAACAAGTTCTCGCCCTTCAAGCTCGGGATGCTCATCAGCATCCTGTTAGGGGTGGTCTTCTTCCTCTTCCAGATTTGGGAATTCGCCATTGCCTCGAGCCACTATGTTGAAGCGCTGAATGCTGCTGGGCAGTCCGAAGCTGCCCAAAAGGCTGCGCTCTGGTTTACCGCCTTCTTCCTGATCGTGGGGCTGCACGGAGCGCACGTGGTTATTGGGGGCACCGGGCTCACCCTGGCCTATGCTCAGGGTCTGGCAGGCAAAATCAACAACCACGAGCAGGGTACCCTCGAGGGCTCCTCGATGTACTGGCACCTGGTGGATGCGGTGTGGCTTTTCATCGTGACCATCTTCTATATCTGGTAA